The Prunus persica cultivar Lovell chromosome G8, Prunus_persica_NCBIv2, whole genome shotgun sequence genome includes a region encoding these proteins:
- the LOC18767117 gene encoding uncharacterized protein LOC18767117, whose protein sequence is MKMRASRNQSETALSRIPNTQDSLKCGQCGKKGHNKRTCHRNLPPKAKPATKRKRGTENTQTTPSDASTLAGDPSTLKQRSKPPRRVQKGKPKPTKKGHATSEAQPASTLLPHASTSVSTAGSNVVH, encoded by the exons ATGAAGATGAGAGCATCAAGAAACCAATCTGAAACTGCATTGTCTCGCATTCCTAACACACAGGACTCTCTCAAATGTGGGCAATGTGGTAAAAAAGGGCACAATAAGAGGACTTGCCATAGGAATCTTCCCCCAAAAGCTAAACCTGCAACTAAGAGGAAGAGGGGTACTGAAAATACCCAG ACCACTCCATCTGACGCATCCACTCTAGCTGGTGATCCAAGCACCCTAAAGCAAAGATCCAAGCCTCCAAGGCGTGTGCAAAAAGGGAAGCCAAAACCAACTAAGAAAGGACATGCCACTTCTGAAGCACAACCAGCCTCAACTTTGCTTCCTCATGCATCAACTTCTGTTTCAACTGCAGGATCAAATGTTGTACATTGA
- the LOC109950873 gene encoding uncharacterized protein LOC109950873 has product MSWGLRPEGYGEPFYGDEAGFSIQMYHNGEIRGNYYVNGSVDWFDYCDKDRMSMTEIDAMVKELGHEGLINYWYSIQGDSFDGGLVKLSEDTDVLDMLVFVPDTRVINIFLEHVLACTQEQFYSQVGSNIFINLDDEFGTNSGVVIQELDDNCGAIVPVGGGVSHVQKVKKTSVVIEELNEEGLNEEACGEGKELNEEGLNENGLNEDGLIDEASKQGKENVTVNNEENSDKGKEKPSQGCSDKGKGKVDDMSHRVKRAFGKKRSGSLKRTKTVHHKDKVVEGRVDGYRTEFQRDSMMLRSGRSLTNAANFEGLDDDASDSEDSDYMIPKNFSEDEDEDDVFFNEWVDDQTEWTGAKETGNEAAPDWPTDVELDSDDSECRDYAKYNYDEEVDKNLPEFNAATDMADPKFEIGLLFSDCKVFRAAVREYSILQNRDVVFIRNEALKLKAVCGDPDCEWMIYASKMQHENTLQVKTYVGEHTCTQLWENPTVKSTWISKKYVHSLKSNPQWPVKSFKETVEKDYNTGVSRQQVYRAKYKALKLIEGSFNEQYSRVWDYCEELRKTNPGTTAMVKCDFQQQVGQPKFQRLYVCLGAAKEGFKAGCRPIIGLDGCFLKSVYAGQLLTAVGVDANNETWVIAYAVVESECKESWIWFLELLVKDCEIVNQFGFTFISDKQKGLVLAFEQVVPNCDHRFCARHLFSNYRVLFKAKSLRDKFWEASYATTVSHFTRAMEDLKKLSKDAYEWLTTPDKPPRHWSKSHFNTHLKCDMLLNNLCESFNATILECRDRPILSMFEYIRCMLMRRIQARRDKMLTWNKPICPRIFKKVEGNKAKAGACVAMWSGGGKFQVSAGGHAQYIVDLELRTCSCRAWDLQGWPCVHAIAAINYKGGLNVMDFVDDCYLKSTYLKTYENLILPMNGMDMWDKTWKAKKM; this is encoded by the exons ATGAGTTGGGGACTTCGTCCGGAAGGATATGGAGAACCTTTCTATG GGGATGAGGCAGGATTTTCTATTCAAATGTACCACAATGGTGAAATAAGAGGTAACTATTATGTGAATGGGTCTGTGGATTGGTTTGATTATTGTGATAAAGATAGAATGTCAATGACTGAGATAGATGCCATGGTCAAGGAGTTAGGGCACGAAGGTTTGATTAACTACTGGTACAGTATTCAAGGTGATAGTTTTGATGGTGGCCTAGTTAAGCTGAGTGAAGATACAGATGTCTTAGACATGCTAGTATTTGTGCCTGACACTAGGGTGATAAATATATTCCTAGAACATGTCTTGGCATGCACTCAAGAGCAGTTTTACAGTCAAGTGGGTTCAaacatatttataaatttggaTGATGAATTTGGGACCAACAGTGGGGTAGTGATTCAAGAGCTTGATGACAATTGTGGTGCCATTGTTCCAGTGGGTGGGGGAGTATCCCACGTGCAAAAGgtgaaaaaaacaagtgtTGTAATAGAAGAGTTGAATGAAGAAGGGTTGAATGAAGAAGCATGTGGAGAAGGCAAAGAGTTGAATGAAGAAGGGTTGAATGAAAATGGCTTGAATGAAGATGGGTTGATTGATGAAGCTTCTAAACAAGGCAAAGAAAATGTCACTGTGAATAATGAGGAGAATTCTGACAAGGGCAAAGAAAAGCCAAGTCAAGGTTGTTCTGAtaaaggcaaaggcaaggtTGATGACATGTCACATAGGGTGAAGCGTGCATTTGGTAAAAAAAGAAGTGGCAGTTTGAAGAGGACAAAGACTGTTCACCATAAAGACAAAGTTGTGGAAGGAAGGGTTGATGGCTACAGGACCGAGTTTCAAAGGGATTCCATGATGTTGAGAAGTGGAAGAAGTTTGACAAATGCTGCAAACTTTGAAGGCTTGGATGATGATGCTTCTGATAGTGAGGACTCAGATTATATGATTCCCAAGAACTTcagtgaagatgaagatgaagatgatgttttttttaatgaatggGTGGATGACCAAACTGAATGGACAGGGGCTAAAGAAACTGGGAATGAGGCTGCTCCTGATTGGCCTACAGATGTTGAATTGGATTCTGACGATTCTGAGTGCAGGGATTATGCCAAGTATAATTATGATGAGGAAGTTGATAAGAATTTGCCAGAGTTCAATGCTGCAACTGACATGGCAGATCCAAAGTTTGAGATTGGGCTGTTGTTTAGTGATTGTAAGGTGTTTAGGGCAGCTGTCAGAGAGTACTCCATCTTGCAGAATAGGGATGTAGTGTTTATTAGGAATGAGGCTTTGAAGCTGAAGGCAGTTTGTGGGGACCCAGATTGTGAGTGGATGATATATGCTTCAAAAATGCAACATGAGAACACATTGCAAGTGAAGACATATGTAGGTGAGCACACATGTACACAGCTATGGGAGAACCCTACTGTGAAGTCAACATGGATAAGCAAGAAATATGTTCACAGTTTGAAGTCCAATCCCCAGTGGCCAGTGAAGTCATTCAAGGAGACTGTTGAGAAGGATTATAATACAGGGGTGTCAAGACAACAAGTGTATAGGGCAAAATATAAGGCACTAAAGCTGATTGAGGGCAGTTTCAATGAACAATATTCAAGAGTTTGGGATTACTGTGAGGAATTAAGGAAGACTAACCCAGGAACCACAGCAATGGTTAAGTGTGATTTCCAACAACAAGTGGGGCAACCAAAGTTTCAAAGGTTGTATGTTTGTTTAGGAGCTGCTAAGGAAGGCTTCAAAGCTGGGTGCAGGCCTATTATAGGTTTAGATGGGTGCTTTTTGAAGAGTGTTTATGCAGGGCAACTGTTAACTGCTGTGGGTGTAGATGCCAATAATGAAACCTGGGTAATTGCTTATGCAGTTGTGGAATCAGAGTGCAAGGAATCTTGGATTTGGTTTCTGGAGCTATTGGTTAAGGATTGTGAGATTGTGAATCAATTTGGCTTCACCTTTATATCCGACAAACAAAAAGGTTTAGTACTTGCTTTTGAGCAAGTGGTCCCTAATTGTGACCACCGGTTCTGTGCAAGACACCTGTTTTCCAACTATAGGGTGCTTTTCAAAGCAAAAAGCCTCAGAGACAAGTTTTGGGAAGCATCATATGCAACCACTGTCTCCCACTTTACAAGGGCAATGGAAGACCTGAAAAAACTGTCAAAGGATGCATATGAATGGCTAACCACTCCAGATAAACCTCCAAGGCATTGGTCCAAGTCACACTTCAACACTCATTTGAAGTGTGacatgttgttgaataatcTTTGCGAGTCCTTCAATGCTACCATATTGGAATGTAGGGATAGACCAATTCTGTCAATGTTTGAGTATATTAGATGTATGCTGATGAGGAGAATACAAGCAAGAAGGGACAAAATGCTGACATGGAACAAGCCTATCTGCCCAAGGATATTTAAGAAGGTGGAGGGAAATAAAGCCAAGGCAGGTGCTTGTGTGGCAATGTGGTCAGGTGGAGGTAAATTCCAAGTGTCAGCTGGTGGCCATGCACAATATATTGTGGACTTGGAATTGAGAACTTGTTCTTGTAGAGCTTGGGATTTGCAGGGATGGCCTTGTGTTCATGCTATTGCAGCCATAAATTATAAAGGGGGTCTTAATGTCATGGATTTTGTGGATGACTGCTATTTGAAATCAACTTACTTGAAGACATATGAGAATCTCATACTGCCTATGAATGGGATGGACATGTGGGATAAGA CCTGGAAGGCCAAGAAAATGTAG
- the LOC18767243 gene encoding probable receptor-like serine/threonine-protein kinase At4g34500 isoform X2, which translates to MTVSGETTQTSNTSLSHKLTSTTPFLSLKLYAVIAILVLCLLAAALLIFLCVRTTRASRKRKMRVKHSSGSIPLVSKEIAEIKSPSPRAVLDIGEGKIGNENVKEVEEEMEIVDIERGKVKRSGLESDGSGPQNIGWGRWYSLKELEIATRGFSPENVIGEGGYGVVFRGILQDGSVVAVKNLLNNKGQAETEFKVEVEAIGKVKHKNLVGLIGYCAEGAQRMLVYEYIDNGNLEQWLHGDVGPVSPLTWDIRMKIAVGTAKGLAYLHEGLEPKVVHRDIKSSNILLDRKWNPKVSDFGLAKLLAPESSYVTTRVMGTFGYVSPEYASTGMLNEWSDVYSFGILLMEIITGRSPIDYSRPAGEMNLVDWFKGMIQSRRGEEVVDPLIEVQPSPRAMKRALLVCLRCIDLDVNKRPKMGQIVHMLEADDFPYRSENRSAR; encoded by the exons ATGACGGTATCCGGCGAGACCACTCAGACATCCAACACCTCCCTCTCCCACAAGCTCACTTCCACAACCCCATTCCTCAGCCTCAAACTCTACGCCGTCATTGCTATCCTCGTCCTCTGCCTCCTCGCCGCCGCCCTCCTCATCTTCCTCTGCGTCCGTACGACCCGAGCCTCGCGAAAGCGCAAGATGCGCGTCAAGCACAGCTCCGGCTCAATCCCGCTTGTCTCCAAAGAGATCGCCGAGATCAAATCTCCTAGCCCGCGGGCCGTCCTCGATATTGGCGAGGGCAAAATCGGAAAtgaaaatgtgaaggaggtggaggaggagatggAGATTGTGGATATCGAAAGAGGGAAAGTGAAGCGGAGCGGGTTGGAAAGTGACGGGTCGGGTCCGCAGAACATCGGGTGGGGCCGGTGGTATAGCTTGAAAGAGCTGGAGATTGCGACGCGTGGATTTTCTCCAGAGAATGTGATTGGAGAAGGAGGATACGGCGTCGTTTTCAGAGGAATTTTGCAGGACGGCTCTGTCGTGGCGGTCAAGAACCTTCTCAACAACAA GGGTCAGGCAGAGACAGAGTTTAAGGTGGAAGTGGAAGCCATTGGTAAAGTAAAGCATAAGAACTTGGTGGGTCTAATTGGCTATTGTGCTGAAGGTGCTCAAAG GATGCTTGTATATGAATACATTGACAATGGCAATTTGGAGCAATGGTTGCATGGTGATGTTGGGCCTGTCAGCCCTCTGACCTGGGATATTCGAATGAAAATAGCTGTTGGGACAGCAAAAGG GCTGGCCTACTTGCATGAAGGGTTAGAACCCAAGGTGGTGCACCGTGATATAAAATCCAGCAACATTCTTCTGGATAGAAAATGGAACCCAAAAGTATCAGATTTTGGCCTGGCTAAGCTCTTAGCACCTGAGTCAAGCTACGTGACTACACGTGTAATGGGGACATTTGG ATATGTATCTCCAGAGTATGCAAGCACAGGTATGCTGAACGAGTGGAGTGATGTATATAGCTTTGGAATTCTACTCATGGAGATAATTACAGGAAGAAGCCCAATTGACTATTCTAGACCAGCTGGAGAG ATGAACCTGGTTGATTGGTTTAAAGGAATGATCCAAAGTCGCCGTGGAGAGGAGGTTGTAGATCCTCTGATAGAAGTTCAGCCCTCTCCAAGAGCTATGAAGCGTGCATTGCTGGTTTGTCTCCGCTGTATAGATTTAGATGTCAACAAGCGACCAAAAATGGGGCAGATTGTTCATATGCTTGAGGCAGATGACTTCCCTTATCGTTCT GAAAACCGATCAGCTCGATAG
- the LOC18767243 gene encoding probable receptor-like serine/threonine-protein kinase At4g34500 isoform X1, whose product MTVSGETTQTSNTSLSHKLTSTTPFLSLKLYAVIAILVLCLLAAALLIFLCVRTTRASRKRKMRVKHSSGSIPLVSKEIAEIKSPSPRAVLDIGEGKIGNENVKEVEEEMEIVDIERGKVKRSGLESDGSGPQNIGWGRWYSLKELEIATRGFSPENVIGEGGYGVVFRGILQDGSVVAVKNLLNNKGQAETEFKVEVEAIGKVKHKNLVGLIGYCAEGAQRMLVYEYIDNGNLEQWLHGDVGPVSPLTWDIRMKIAVGTAKGLAYLHEGLEPKVVHRDIKSSNILLDRKWNPKVSDFGLAKLLAPESSYVTTRVMGTFGYVSPEYASTGMLNEWSDVYSFGILLMEIITGRSPIDYSRPAGEMNLVDWFKGMIQSRRGEEVVDPLIEVQPSPRAMKRALLVCLRCIDLDVNKRPKMGQIVHMLEADDFPYRSLQENRSAR is encoded by the exons ATGACGGTATCCGGCGAGACCACTCAGACATCCAACACCTCCCTCTCCCACAAGCTCACTTCCACAACCCCATTCCTCAGCCTCAAACTCTACGCCGTCATTGCTATCCTCGTCCTCTGCCTCCTCGCCGCCGCCCTCCTCATCTTCCTCTGCGTCCGTACGACCCGAGCCTCGCGAAAGCGCAAGATGCGCGTCAAGCACAGCTCCGGCTCAATCCCGCTTGTCTCCAAAGAGATCGCCGAGATCAAATCTCCTAGCCCGCGGGCCGTCCTCGATATTGGCGAGGGCAAAATCGGAAAtgaaaatgtgaaggaggtggaggaggagatggAGATTGTGGATATCGAAAGAGGGAAAGTGAAGCGGAGCGGGTTGGAAAGTGACGGGTCGGGTCCGCAGAACATCGGGTGGGGCCGGTGGTATAGCTTGAAAGAGCTGGAGATTGCGACGCGTGGATTTTCTCCAGAGAATGTGATTGGAGAAGGAGGATACGGCGTCGTTTTCAGAGGAATTTTGCAGGACGGCTCTGTCGTGGCGGTCAAGAACCTTCTCAACAACAA GGGTCAGGCAGAGACAGAGTTTAAGGTGGAAGTGGAAGCCATTGGTAAAGTAAAGCATAAGAACTTGGTGGGTCTAATTGGCTATTGTGCTGAAGGTGCTCAAAG GATGCTTGTATATGAATACATTGACAATGGCAATTTGGAGCAATGGTTGCATGGTGATGTTGGGCCTGTCAGCCCTCTGACCTGGGATATTCGAATGAAAATAGCTGTTGGGACAGCAAAAGG GCTGGCCTACTTGCATGAAGGGTTAGAACCCAAGGTGGTGCACCGTGATATAAAATCCAGCAACATTCTTCTGGATAGAAAATGGAACCCAAAAGTATCAGATTTTGGCCTGGCTAAGCTCTTAGCACCTGAGTCAAGCTACGTGACTACACGTGTAATGGGGACATTTGG ATATGTATCTCCAGAGTATGCAAGCACAGGTATGCTGAACGAGTGGAGTGATGTATATAGCTTTGGAATTCTACTCATGGAGATAATTACAGGAAGAAGCCCAATTGACTATTCTAGACCAGCTGGAGAG ATGAACCTGGTTGATTGGTTTAAAGGAATGATCCAAAGTCGCCGTGGAGAGGAGGTTGTAGATCCTCTGATAGAAGTTCAGCCCTCTCCAAGAGCTATGAAGCGTGCATTGCTGGTTTGTCTCCGCTGTATAGATTTAGATGTCAACAAGCGACCAAAAATGGGGCAGATTGTTCATATGCTTGAGGCAGATGACTTCCCTTATCGTTCT CTGCAGGAAAACCGATCAGCTCGATAG